GGCCGCGCTTTGGCTAAACTGCCCCAAACCAAGCTGAGCGGATCTCATGACGTCGGAGCGCGGGCCCGTCGAGCGCGACTACTTTCCCCCGTTCGGAGGGCTGAAGTCGTTCTACGAGGTGGCGCTCACGGGGAGTGCCGTCAAAGCCGCCGCACGGCTGGGCGTTTCTGCCTCGGCGATCAGCCATCAGGTGAAGGCGCTCGAGGCTGAACTGGGCGCGCGGCTGATCGAAAACCGCCGGGGTAAGTTGCATTTGACAGTCGACGGAACACGGTTTTTCGACCGCATCAAGGGACCGATGTCCGACATTCTGCGAGCGACGGAACTGGTCCGTTCGGCCACCGGCCGCAAACGCGTGACGGTGACCCTGACTCCGTCCTTTGCCGCCGATTGGCTGATGCACCGTTTGCTGGAGCTCGAGCGGCAGCATCCCGATTTGGAGATCAGCCTGATCACGACCACTCGCGTGGTCGATCTCGCAAGTGAGAACGTGGACCTTGCCATCCGACGAGGATCGGGGGCTTGGGTCGGCTATATTGCCGAACCGCTTCTGCGCGAGATCATCGTTCCAGTCGCCGCGCCTGGCCTGATCGAAAAACTCGATTGCGACAGCCTCGACGCGGCGCTCCGGAAGACCCGCGCGCTGGTCAACACGACAGTCGAGGACGAGTGGGATACCTGGTGCGCCACACGCGGCATCACTCCGCCCGAGGCATCCCGGAGGTACAGTCTGGAGACCTACGAACTGACCGTGCAGGCGGCCCGCGACGGTCTGGGCATTGCATTGGCGCGCAAACCCTTGATCGACTCCTTGCTGGCGTCAGGCGCGCTGGTGCAACCGTTTCAAACGCCCGATATCGACAACACAGCCTACTACATCGTGCGCCGCGA
This genomic stretch from Algihabitans albus harbors:
- a CDS encoding LysR substrate-binding domain-containing protein — encoded protein: MTSERGPVERDYFPPFGGLKSFYEVALTGSAVKAAARLGVSASAISHQVKALEAELGARLIENRRGKLHLTVDGTRFFDRIKGPMSDILRATELVRSATGRKRVTVTLTPSFAADWLMHRLLELERQHPDLEISLITTTRVVDLASENVDLAIRRGSGAWVGYIAEPLLREIIVPVAAPGLIEKLDCDSLDAALRKTRALVNTTVEDEWDTWCATRGITPPEASRRYSLETYELTVQAARDGLGIALARKPLIDSLLASGALVQPFQTPDIDNTAYYIVRRDEPMTSDVKRLHAWLMTQGK